One genomic segment of Vulpes lagopus strain Blue_001 chromosome 9, ASM1834538v1, whole genome shotgun sequence includes these proteins:
- the HEY1 gene encoding hairy/enhancer-of-split related with YRPW motif protein 1 yields MKRAHPDYSSSDSELDETVEVEKESADENGNLSSALGSMSPTTSSQILARKRRRGIIEKRRRDRINNSLSELRRLVPSAFEKQGSAKLEKAEILQMTVDHLKMLHTAGGKGYFDAHALAMDYRSLGFRECLAEVARYLSIIEGLDASDPLRVRLVSHLNNYASQREAASGAHAGLGHLPWGSAFGHHPHVAHPLLLPQSGHGNTGTSASPTEPHHQGRLAAAHPEAPALRAPPSGGLGPVLPVVTSASKLSPPLLSSVASLSAFPFSFGSFHLLSPNALSPSAPTQAANLGKPYRPWGTEIGAF; encoded by the exons ATGAAGCGAGCCCACCCGGACTACAGCTCCTCGGACAGCGAGCTGGACGAGACGGTCGAAGTGGAGAAGGAGAGCGCGGATGAGAATGG AAACTTGAGTTCGGCTCTAGGTTCCATGTCCCCAACTACATCTTCACAGATCTTGGCCAGGAAAAGACGAAGAGGC ATCATTGAGAAGCGCCGACGGGACCGGATTAATAACAGTTTGTCTGAGCTCAGGCGGCTGGTACCCAGTGCTTTTGAGAAGCAG GGATCTGCTAAGCTAGAAAAAGCCGAAATCCTGCAGATGACCGTGGATCACCTGAAAATGCTGCACACGGCAGGAGGAAAAG GCTATTTCGACGCGCACGCCCTTGCTATGGACTATCGGAGTTTGGGGTTCCGGGAGTGCCTGGCGGAGGTGGCCCGTTATCTGAGCATCATTGAGGGACTGGATGCCTCCGACCCGCTTCGAGTTCGGCTGGTCTCCCACCTTAACAACTACGCCTCCCAGCGGGAAGCGGCCAGCGGCGCCCACGCAGGCCTGGGACACCTCCCCTGGGGCAGCGCCTTCGGACACCACCCGCACGTCGCGCAccccctgctgctgccccagAGCGGCCACGGGAACACTGGCACCAGCGCCTCGCCCACGGAACCGCACCACCAGGGCAGGTTGGCTGCGGCGCATCCGGAGGCGCCCGCCTTGCGCGCGCCCCCTAGCGGCGGCCTCGGACCGGTGCTCCCCGTGGTCACCTCGGCCTCCAAACTCTCGCCGCCCCTGCTGTCCTCGGTGGCTTCCCTGTCggccttccccttctcctttggCTCCTTTCACCTCCTGTCTCCCAATGCACTGAGCCCTTCGGCACCCACGCAGGCCGCAAACCTTGGCAAGCCCTATAGACCTTGGGGGACGGAGATTGGAGCTTTTTAA